A stretch of the Parabacteroides timonensis genome encodes the following:
- the ilvN gene encoding acetolactate synthase small subunit, which produces MNTKKLYTVIIFSENTVGLLNQITVIFTRRQLNIETLSVSPSAIKGIHKFTITTFADEDMIDKVVKQIDKRVDILKAYYNTDEDLVYQEIALYKLSTELFIKMGTVEDLIRKYNARILEMNESCVVLEKSGHYDETQALFKELSETIGVLQFIRSGRVAITKSKVERLSDMLSSMEKKLQDKH; this is translated from the coding sequence ATGAATACGAAAAAATTATATACCGTTATTATCTTTTCAGAAAACACAGTAGGTCTTCTGAACCAGATAACCGTTATCTTTACGCGCCGGCAACTGAACATTGAGACGCTTTCTGTTTCTCCTTCCGCCATAAAGGGAATACATAAGTTCACAATTACTACCTTTGCCGACGAGGATATGATCGATAAGGTCGTTAAACAGATCGACAAGCGTGTGGATATTCTGAAAGCCTATTATAATACGGATGAAGACCTGGTTTACCAGGAAATAGCTCTTTACAAACTGAGCACCGAACTCTTTATCAAGATGGGTACGGTAGAAGATCTGATCCGTAAGTATAATGCCCGCATCCTCGAAATGAACGAGAGCTGTGTCGTACTTGAAAAGAGTGGTCATTATGATGAAACGCAAGCCTTGTTCAAAGAACTGAGTGAGACGATCGGCGTGTTGCAATTCATCCGTTCCGGCCGTGTTGCGATTACGAAGAGTAAGGTAGAGCGCCTGAGCGATATGCTGTCCTCGATGGAAAAGAAGTTGCAGGATAAACATTAA